tgaaaggttgccacacagagaagggccaggatctcgatcgtcccagagtgcaggacatggaataatgggctcaatctgcacgaagccagatttcgactgaacatcaaggaaaaacttcctaactgttagagtggtatgacaatggaaccaagaaGCAGCTAGACAGTCACATGTAGGGTATGTTTCAACTTCCAtttttgcattgagcagggtgttggacataatagccttataggccccttccaactctactattctattattctatgcaaaaatagtaaaaaaagaaagcagaatAAACTGATTGATAAGAGAAATTGTTCAAATGTCTTATATGAAAGTCACAGAATCTAGCTTTTGTTGATGCAGAATTAGGATCACCTAGCCACAGACTGTTGCAAGCTCAGAGCATACACATCACTGCTTAGAGGCTAACTGACTCATTGTACCATGAATGTGCATAGGAAAGAGctgacttcatcagatgcatgatatGAACAGATAATTTATCCCTACATGAAACACATCAGTACCTGGATTGTATAGGTTCATCTCAAAATGTTGAGAGTATCCTGTTTTGGGGGTTGGATTATTAAATTTAATCAATTTCTTCTTTATTAATTTACAAAATCAACACCCAACTATGACAGAAGTACCTAGGCAGGGACTCGTCCGCCATTCCCTTTAGAAAAGGTATAGTATATGCAAATGGGTAATGCATAGCTCTGAAAATAGTTATCTTTTATTATTAAGGTGTACTGATAGCCCCATTTTGATTTTTCTCAAACATGATTCTTTCTAACAAAGACAAACAACGGAGAATAAAATATGGGGGACGAGGAGAGAGCTGTAGTAGAAGAGAGCGTTTGCTGGGGATACATGGAAATGTGAGGTGCACTTTTCTTCATCTAGAAGCCAATATAGTCCCGTATGTGGCTTCCAAGACCGCACATTCTTTCAGACTGCTCCTCTGCAACTATTAAAGGCCAGAAACAGAAAGGCCCTATTTTAAACAAATGAAATCTGTGATGCTTTGAACTTCAGATCCTGTCTTTGGTCCTGTGCTGAGCAGGGTACACATGAAAAGTCCAGAGCTTTGCCTACACAAGAGGATAATGTTGCTAGCGCATACATATACTGTACATTCCTCAGCTCCTGCAGTACATTGCTGCTTCAAGGTCATCTAAATTGAGTTATCAGATTGTGGCTTGAATCTGAACCTGAGGAATGGCTCAAGCAGAGAGACTGGAAAAGCCAAGCTAGCAGCTGAATGTTAAGCCTGTTCTGTAAATACATTATTCTAAATGGTCCCACTTTATAGCTAGTGCGATACACATGGAAGAAATCTAGCatagatatattttaaatctgCCCTTGTCATGGCAACCAGAGCACCTGAAAACAACATGCtcttcatttttgttttaataaaaatgAGGAGAGGGTCTGAAATGTTCTCAGCCAACTTCCAAACAACAGAACTCCACTCTATTCAAGATGTTTAAACCATCCCTTGTATAAGAAGGTAACCGTAAACCCCCAACTTAACTCAGTGGTTCCCCTACAGCCAGGCTGGGAAACCAACTggcagccttccagatgctgttggactacaattcccctgatcactggccatgctggctggggctgatgaagttccaacatctggagaacctgcAGCCCATCCAGGCCCTTCAGCTGCTGTGCTGGGAGACTCACCCACGGCCCATACAACCTAGGCGACGATTAACATCTCTCTGTAGCAGCCCCTCCAACAGAGTGCGCAGCTCAGGTGAGAAGGAGTCGGGTAGCTCCACAGCCTGTGGGAATGAAGAGGGCAGAGTTAGTTAACGGAAATGGGAGTGGGCAGGACCCAAACATGAGAACAATATGCCACAGGAAAGAAGAGAGATCCTGCCAGGGTTCtatatcaggggtgaggaacctgtggtcctccaagtgttgttggactccaactcccatcagccccagccagtatggccaatggtcaggatcaatgggagctagagtccagcaacatctggagggccacaggttccccctcaACATGAAGAAGTCCTTTGACATCTGTGTCTCAAAAACtgtctgtccttcctcccagaaggagcccatcatCAGAAAAGGTATTTTAAAATCAAATGCCAACccagccatctctctctctcgctctctctcgcacgcacgcacgcacacagagagagagagagagagagagagagagagagagactctgatATCCAGACAGCTGCCTTTATTGCCCACCTATTTTAAGTCTGCCCACAAGCACATTTTCTCCATGACTTGGCTTGTACGATAAAAGGGTTTTGGTTGTTGCAGACATCCAAAGGAGCTTCCTATGCACCTTACCCCAtgcccctccctcccatcacatctTGATGCCTCTAAAAGCCTGTCAAACAGTTAGGCAGCTGATGCATCACAATCCAAGTCTGTCATGATGATCTGTATTGTCTCACTCTTCGCTCTTCCCCTTGCTGTCAGAATTACCCAGTTCTATTGTGTGCAAAAAGGACTGTGGGAGGGATCTTACACCCTCAAGAAATCTAGTGTGATACATGAGCTCTACTGATCATCCTGGGAGAAGATCTATGACTTTCTAAGGGGCAGCCCTCCCAAACAACCCATAAACTTTTGACAGATAAATGAAGAGGGAACCTGCCATCCCTGACATTTCTTCGCGTTGTATAAATCATATCCCGAATTAAGATTAACAGCAAATAGCTGCAACCAAACCACTAGTGCACCACAGCTGAACACCAAAGGCATgtagggagggctttttcactACAGCCTGACGCAGGGCTGGTGCAAGACATTTTTATGCCCAGGGCAGAAAATTCAAATGGCACCTTTGCTTGACGCTGCTTAGCAGCTTGACATCTTGGCAAGACTTGTATGGCTTGCCTTGCCAAACAATTATCACACTGAGTTGAATTGAACTGCATCTGCTTACTGTCTCCACAAGTTCTCCAGGGAAGGGAATTTCTTTGTTATTGTTGGCATGATGCTAAAAATAGAAGGTCCCTGATCTGCTCAGGTTCTTAAAGCAATAGCATAACTTAAGGCAATAGTGGGAAATCCGATTCTGGGTGTACCCatttccctcccaccctcccacACACGCACGCTCTGAAGCGACCAGCTACAGAAACAGAGGACAGTGAAACTCACAGAATGAGGGTGATCCAAAATGTAGGGACACTTGCCTTACAAGGTGAATTATGGGGATTCTGTGCAGAAGAACCCTATGCCAAAATGCTTAATGTACAAAAATTCTGAGCAGGGGGACGAGGGGGGCAGCAGGCGAGGCTGGAGAGATGTAGCTGTCAAAGTAAACACTTGGAAAGGTTGACAACTGGTATGCAGTACAGCAGCAGATCTCTGCCAGGCACGGATGTACCCTTTCCCAGGTAGGCATGGTCGGGGGTGGAGGATTGGAGGTTTCTGAGACCCAAAGTAACAAGAGGGAATAGGGTTCAACACTGGGGAGATTTGGGATCAAGGCTGATCCCTGATTAAGCTCGAAGAAGGTAGCTTACCATAGTGAGCGTCATGCGGTCAATCTCATGTTTGTCTTTAGTCTTGTGCTGCCGAAAGGGGCTATGCCTAAGATAAGAAGAAGAGCGTCAAAAGGAGATTCCAGGCATATGCACCTCCCAGcatgctttcttcttctttttgccaCTTTCAtacaaacaaagccctatgagcactgggcctgtttagccttcagaagagaagactgagaggagatataacactgttcaagtgcttgaaattttgccacacagaggaaggcgaggatctcttctcaattgttccagggtgcaggacacggaacaatgggctcaagttgcaggaagccagattttgactggacatcaggaaaaacttctgaaAGAGCAATGtgacaatggcaccaatgacctaggCAGGTGATGGGCTctcaaacactggaggcattcaagaggcagctggacagccacctgccgagtatgctttaatctggattcctgcattgagcagcgggttggactccatggccttacagGCTCTTTCCAACTCTTCTATGGTCCCATTACAGGAGTGCCAAGCCCTCCAACTCAGCATCCACTTCGACCACAGCTCCTCCCCACCAGTCCCAtttctgccctccccattcccgTGAACCCCTTCTCCACCTTGCTCTCTCCCTGATGCTACCCACTTACCCTCTCAGTAGTTTGAAGAGCATACAGCCTAGAGAGAACCAGTCAGCACTGCTGTCGTAGGCCACCCCCTTCTGCAGCACCTCTGGTGCCATGTACCCATGAGTGCCACTGTAGGGGCGGAGTAAAGCAAGAGAGTTACAAGGGAGTGCACAGCACCTAGAGAACTAGAAGCCCTCAGCAGGATACATCAATAgaattttttcctgaaaaaacaATGCACTTGCAACTCAGGCCTGTGACTGCATCTATATCTAGTGTGTGTGGGTGCACATACACACGTTCATGTGGGAGGAATTTGCTCTTGTGAACCTGGGACACATGTGCTTGTAAGCAGAAGCAGGTTCCAAGTCCTTCTTACACTGCAATTTTGTGACTTGTAGGAATTGTCTCTCCACAAAATGGAAGTGGTTTCAAGGAGAAAGTTTAGAGGGGGCCATGTTCCTTGCAACACCAGCATCTCTCAAGAGCAAGCGATCACACTCTGAGAAGAAAGACATTTGTTTCTGTGCAGGTTGAGGGACTGAGAGAGCACTGGCTTCTCCTACCCCACAGCACTGGAATGAGAAAATCTAATATGTGGAGCCCCCATGCATTGGGCCTTATGGAAATAGTCCATAGGGAAAGCATTACATTCCAAtatatggatgttaaacaagCATGTTAAAGTGATATTGATCCCTACCACTTATAGGATTGATCCCCAGAACATACAGGAATGAATGCCCATATAAAGCGAGAGGAAGCAATAGCGGAGGAACTTCTGTTGGCCCACCCTGTGACTAGGGGAAAGGTGGGGAAGGTGTCCCTATATTTATCAAAACCCATCAGTCCTTACAGGGGAGCAGTTCTAAGGCTGGATACAGAAAGCAGAGTTGCTGGCTGAGGAATTGATTCCTTTCAGCATACTCACACACTGGCGTGAGGCTTCTTCTTGGAGAAATCACAGGCAAGCCCCAGATCTGAGATACGGACATGGCCAAACTCATCCAGCAAGATGTTGGCTGGCTGCAGGGACAAGAGCAGCAATGAACGACAGCTATGGGGAAAATAGGGTTTGTAGGGGGAAATGGGGGAGGGAATGGAGCCTCCTCCCTCCTGTGGCCCGGACCTCTGCTGTAGTACTATGGGATCCAACAAATAAAAGGTAAGCCTGTGTGAGGGAGCAGTTTCCCAATGGTGAGTTCAGCTCCTATAGTGAGTAGGCTCAGTTTTGAAGAGGGATAGAGTGAGACCAGGACATGTAACACAAGCAACCTAGCAAGATCCTACTCCATTCTAGATCAAGCAACAACTGTGATACAATGAGTGGATGTCAAACAGTTTGATAATCCATGGTATCAAATCCCCAGATGTTTCGAGTAGGAGTGCACTTCCATCAAGGGGATAATAGGAACAAGCTCCTTCAGTAAAATCATACACCGGCATCTTCAAACCTCAAACCTCCATTCTCTGAAGTAGATGGTAGGAACTTGGATTCTGGTATCCCCCAGTGGGGATGCTGCCACTCAAAATGACTCACGGCATGTAGCATGATATTGGCTTCTATGGAGAAGGGGTAGCACAGCTCTGAATAAAAGGCGGCTGCAAGGAAGTCAGGAGTGCAGACTCTGGAACTGTTTATGTGTGGGTGGGAATGGGATGCTGAGGGACCCTCTGCTGAAGACAGCCGTTGCCTCTCTTTCGAGAAACAGAAGTCTGCGATGGGTTTTTCACTTTCCATTTCACTGCTGGTTTTTAGACTGAActgcattttattctttttagTTTGGTGAGTTTGGTTTAGTATAGCGGCTAGGCCCTtggactaggacccaggagacaaaaaaaaaaaaaaaaacacgttcAAATCTCCGCTTGGCCAAGAAACTCGCTGGGAGTCTTTGGGCTAGTTGCTGTCTCTCAGTCTTTTCAGTTGTTTTGAAATGGTTTTTAATGtcgtaatctgccctgggaccttagttTGAAGGGGGGAGGGTAATAAATGACAATGGTAATGGTAATGATAATAATATAACCTTTGTTGTGATGGTAAaataggaaggaggggggaagaagaaccatgtatgtcaccaTGAGCAACTCAGATGGAAAGTGCGataaaaatggaataataaataaataaatagtttttattTGATTGCTTTGAAAGGGCTGCAATAGCCTtgaaaggcggtatataaatgtcgaaataaaataaataaaaaattggcCCGTGGTGCAGCAGCTGAGGGGGACATGTGCTCACCTTGAGGTCGCGATACACCACGAAGCGGTTGTGCATGTGTTCCAGCCCCAGGATGATCTCTGCTGCATAGAAACGCATCTCTGTTTCAGAGAAGACCCCGTGCTGGGAGAGGTGGTAATGCAGGTCGCCCCCTGCAGGAACGAGAGCAGAGAGCCGTGGGATGCATACTACCGGACATTAGCAGAGGTTAGGAGCAGAGAGGCAAGGGTGCTGCAGCAGGGTCTGTGTGTGTCTTGCCTGTGGATCCCTTAGAGCAGcacatgaaggaggaggagggggaagaaggggctCCCTACAAGCAGGGTTCTGGCTCTCACCATTCATCAGGTCCAGGATGAAGCTGAGCTTGTCAGGTGTTTGGAAGGCATACGACATGCACACGATGAAGGGGCAATCCTGGCAGAGACACGAGGAACAAAGTCACaacagaaaaaagggaaaaaatagaaATTAATCACATATATGTGAATGAGTTTCCTGTTCTACACCGTGTGCCCCGTACTCCACATGCCTTCCTGCAAGTTCCACATTTCCCTTCAGCACTCACAGATACAACCCTTGCACATGCTTGCTTCCTGCCACCTTCTCCTCCACGCACACTTACTGCATTtggtaatcatgggggattgggtTGTGCAACACCTCACTCAGCCTCTTGCTTCACACATTACCGCTGCCTCTTCCATTAACACCTCACTCCCATTCTGCAATTTCTGCAGTGTGCTTTGCACCAACTCCTACACAGCAATCACATAGCCTGCCTGCTTCTTTGCATCACCTCCCCCCTCGCTACACACATTTGTCATGAACACCTACAGTGGATTTCCAGTCTTCTTTTGTGCCCTTTGCACACAGAGCCTCCTCCCTGTCCCCCTTTCTTCAACTCCTGCCCTCCTTCTGCCATCACACATTGCGctgcctctcctcccctttcatgctgttagTTTACTGCAGACATCACATTCCCAGCCACATGTTCAACATCCCCTCCTGCACACATCATCCCCCCTATTAATTATCAAAACATGCATCAAAATACCTGCCCTGTCTATACCAGCGTATTGCAACTTTGATTGAAAGGACAACGCACGTACCCAAGCATTCACCTCTATATACTTGCTAGATCTCTCCCACACTCAAGCAAAGAATTGTTGTACTGGGCAGAATTGGGGCTTCTGTATTCCGCCCCCCACCCCCGCCTGCCACAATTGCCCAGGATAGCCAAACTCACCCCAGTGCTGACAAGTGAGAGCATGATGCGCTCATTCAGGGCCAGGGTCTCCCCCTGCTTCATCTTAATTCGCTTCTTATCCAGACATTTCATGGCATACCTgccaaaaaaaaggaaaggcaacAATCCTGCTGTGTTATTCTTGCCAGGTGTTGCTGCTACCCAGGGAATCCTCCCTGCCGTTCCCCCTCCACGCAGAACAGTATGAGTGCCTCCTCCATGGAACCCTACAAATAACCTTCCGCTTGGCACTTTCTGAGTAACACCCACCTGCAATACTACCATCTGAGTCCTGAGCCTCCTATTGTGACTAAAACTTCCCTCAAACCCTTCAATTGTTCATGGGGGAGATCTACCACAGATGTCCCTGTGATGTCTGGCAATGTTCTCTGAGCTCCCCCTATATGAGATCAGCCTTCCTTGAGAGTGGGTaggctctccttcactggagggGTTTAAGCAGAGGTCAAGCATCCATCTTCAAGGGATGCTGTGTAGATCCTACATTGCAAGACTCGTGGGTCTTGAGCAAGGAAGTTGGATTAGATGGCCTCCGAAGGCCCTTTATTCTTTGATATCAAGAATAAGTTAACTGATCCTAGTTTCCACTGAAATCGCTCAGACTTCACTTAGCTGTGACTAATTTTTCACATTTATGTCAATGTGACTGCAATGCAATTAACTTACTCTGGACCCAACCCTATGATGCTATATCCCCATTACCCCTAAGCAATAAACGGCTGGATTAAACCAATCTTTATTTTATCTGATCACTtgtcctgccagtcagtgcttaGCATGTGAAAAGGAGGCAAAACTATCAAGAGTTTCAGACTATATTGTAACTGGCAAAACGGGGGAGAGAGTGATAGTGAGGTTTTTCCAAGGCAGAAACGTTCAACCCCATATGGGAGGAGTTGTGGGAAAATACAGAGATTTTAGAGAAATCTGGAATTTTCTCAAATGGAATAGATGACATATTTGTGGGAAAACACATCAGAAGACAGTAGCTACTGCATCTTTAATCTAGAGATCATTGAAGCACAACCTCACACTTCATTTTGCATACAGCTGTTCTCTTATCCTACACAACTCTGTCCTCACTAAACTCCTTTTATGGTTTGCTGCTACTAGACAAGAAGGGGTGTTTAgttactgcagggatggggaacctgtggccctccggatgttgccagactccagttcccatcatccccaaccagtggccatgctgattggggctgatgggagttgcaacaatatctggatgaccacaggttctctacccctgGGCTACTAGATGGTAAACAGAACTCTGGGACCAGCGTGTCTGAAGGGTTACATTTCTCTAGATAAAGCCTGCATGGTACCTAAGATCTTAATTGGAAGCCTTCCTCTGGGTGCCCCTGCCTTCTGAGGTTATGTGGGTGGCAaccagagagggccttttcagtggtggctcccaaattatggaatttcctccctaagCATGTGCACTTAGTGCTTTCATTACTATGTTGTCACATAGATCTGCTTTTTAATGACACCTGCTCCCCTTGTTTTAGTTCTTCTTTGATCATCTCCTTGTTTCGTTTTATGGAATCTGATACTGTTTTTgttatgttgttttaggctgaTACTTAATTGCTTTGTTTCATTTTGCTGCTAGCCCCtttaaaacattaataaataaataataaactctgagggttgcattcaatgtagtgctaaggaaATGGTCCCATCAgcgcaagcatttctgcttgctgtCGGAATGACCTCACCTCTCCCACCTGTGTGCTGTTTACTCCATAGCGGATTTGGAGAGGGTGCGTAGGGTGAGTCCTGTCACACTAGCAGGAATCCTTGGGCtggcttctgcttgcacaacaagttagttgaatacagccccaaGCTACTGACACTACTCAGGCAGCAACTGTTTTTCCTAGCTGTTCATACACTTCTTGGAAGACCCTGGGCTTAACACAGGCATTAGAAAATAGAGGCAAGTTGGGGAAAGGCTTTTGGGAAACAAATTTGCACCTGGAGGTCAGAGAGTGAGTGGAAGCTTATGTAGGCCAGTTATAGGGAACAGCAGGGCTAACCAGCGGCTAAGGTATTAGAGGGCCACATCATAGTTCTCCACTGCCATCATGGCCTTTACAAACCGAGAGAAAAGGGTGGATAATACCACCTTTCATTTCCATGTACAGAAAATTCATTTCACAGCAATGCCATGCAGTAAAGCTAGGCTAAAGGACAATGACCCAAGGCCATATAGCGATCACCCTCGCTCCTGCCTCTATCTGGATACACCTtccccaaccttgggtcctcagacaTTGTTCGACCACAAGCCTCCATCGTCCCCAACCAGCCatactcagggatgatggaagaaaaGGTTAGGAAAAGCTGATCCAGATACAGATCcaggctgtgtacataccatacatctaaagcacatggcttccccccaccaaagaatcctgggaactgtagattacccatttcagagctacaattcccagcatccttaataaactacagtacccaggattcttggggggggggagtcatgtgccttaaatgtatggtgagtgTGCTTCTGAGACACctacatacaacatacaaaagtacAGAGTACACAGAGAGGTGGCTAGTGTAGATGAAACTACTGCATAGACAGGGAAGTCCCTCTGTTGGAATGTTTCAGTGAACATGTTGTGAGGTTCCTGGTATTGAATCTGTGTCTGTACTAGGCTTGGTCTCCTGGGATTTTAATAGCAATTTCACAAGCCAATCCTGCAACATTACATTTTGCCTGTGTCTGCTTTCCGGCAGCCGTAGACCTCGCCAAAGCCGCCACGCCCAATGATCCGGTGGATGCTGAAGTCATTCATGGTCAGCTGGGTCCCACAGGGCAGGGCAGGAAAAAAATGACAGTGAGAAAAGGAGAAAGGAGAGCAAGACCAAGAATGTTAACATGTTGCAGGCACCATATTGCCCCCACAGCATTGTGGGAGCAAAGCAAAATACGGTTGATGCTCTCAACTTTTCAGGGATCTGGGCCTACTCCTCCTAGATCTGAATGATCTTCCATATGTACTTCCCTCACCCCCAGTCATGGCTGCTTGGGATCTTCTCTCATGTCCTGATTTAAATTATGACTCATCAAGATTATCTTTATGTCCTGTGTGGACTAAATAGTGCTAGGACAGCCCTCCCCAACCTGGGGTCCCTCAGAtgggaccatgctggctgggagtgatgggaactgtagttcaataTAACTGGAGCATCAGAACTGGGCTCAAGCAATTGACCTTCAAATTCTCCATCTCATTCACCAGATTAAGACAATCATAATCCTAGTTCCCTGTAGCTACTAAGATTGTGAGATTCCTGAGACTGAGACTAGTTCTTTTCATTACATTGCAGCACTATGAAAATCCTATACACCTTGCCATTGCATAAAATTTCACAATAATGTGGCTGTAGGCAGGTCCATGCTTAGTGTCTTTTGACAGCTCTTTTCTTATCACCACTACTCTCAGGAATGCCCTCCCAAGCTCCTCAGGCACTCACATGGATGTTCAGCTCCACATTCTTCCATTGACAGAACCGTGTGAACTTGTCACTAAAACAGAACAGATGGGAGCAGAAATCAGAGAAAGAACACACAGGCAGAGACTTTCTCTTACAGACACTTTCAACCCGCCAAGGAGCATATTACTCTTTTCAAAGGATCCCTTTCAAAGGACAAGACTCTTCAGGCCCAACAGCCCCCATTTATAGAGACTCCGTCATCCCAATATCCCAGAAACAAAACAGTGggtgaagggagaggaaagggaaaataCAGAGAACATTCACATACGCATaactcccaggctatggtctgaaggcacatgaggccaccaccttactgaagctaagcaggtctgggtctggtcagtgcctggatgggagaccgcctgggaaccacatgtatgccgccttgggttccatggtgaaagaaaggcggggtataaatgtaacaaataaataataaataactgccATGTATCCTTCAAGACGATCCTATGCAAAAatgctcagaagcaagccctgcTGGGTTCCACATAACTTACTCCTACATAAGGGTGCATAGATTGGCTTCCTTACAACTCGATCCTATGCGTATTTGCTCAGAGGTAAATTCCATGGTGTTCAACagggcttatttccaagtaaatctgCAAACTGAAATGTACTGTCCCATCTTAACTCTTACAAGATTCATCATCCTTTCATCTTCAAGATTTATCACACCCCCTGCCACTTCCCAGAAGAACCCACTAAGTGTTATCTAGGAATTTGTCTCTCATCAGATATCATCTGCCAAGGATTTCCCCTGCTAAGGGCACCTCATCCTATATGCTAAAGCAAGGAGGGGTAATGTgtagccctccggatgttgctggattacaacaagTCCCCAATCCTTCTATTAAAACAAACTACTCACTCTCCAAGTATGGCTCCTTACACATAGGcaaggtggcatcacccatgcacaagaggggaggggaatggaatggagtatcttgggAAATGGTATTGCTGGCACTTTAACAAGAGCacaccatgctgcaacattttgttgcaggttccactcgTAGACAGCCTATACCCCTCGGCACTCACCTTTCAATGAACCTCTGGAAGATAGTCCCACGCAGACACTGGCAGATCTCTTCAATGTATGGCTGGAAAAAGAGTGGGCAGAGAGCGATGAACACCAAGAACCGAGCCAAGTACCCTTCTGCCCACTAGCCCTACTTCTTATATGCATGGCCCCTGCAGTGCTCAGGGATGTCAAAATCCCTAGCCTGGGCAACATGAGAGCATTGACTACAAGTGCAGTAAGAAAAATTAGCCAAACTGGAACCCACTTTTCTTTAGGAAAAGAGGCTTTTCAACTATACCCCTGCTATGGGTCTCTGGTACAGACTAGGAAGAAATCAGTTGCAATGGGCCATGGTTCATGCTGCATTGATCCTCATCTTGCCTATGTTAGTGTGCTCAGTCCTGGGGCAAATGAGATTCTGGGCTGGATGAGTCCAATGGTCTAATTCAATGGAGAGGGATTTACCTGGAACAGGTCAGGTGGCACTTGCTT
This DNA window, taken from Rhineura floridana isolate rRhiFlo1 chromosome 2, rRhiFlo1.hap2, whole genome shotgun sequence, encodes the following:
- the GRK2 gene encoding beta-adrenergic receptor kinase 1 isoform X4, translated to MDSEEDRAIKSRQIFDTYIMKELLSCSHPFSKTATEYVQSRLSKKQVPPDLFQPYIEEICQCLRGTIFQRFIESDKFTRFCQWKNVELNIHLTMNDFSIHRIIGRGGFGEVYGCRKADTGKMYAMKCLDKKRIKMKQGETLALNERIMLSLVSTGDCPFIVCMSYAFQTPDKLSFILDLMNGGDLHYHLSQHGVFSETEMRFYAAEIILGLEHMHNRFVVYRDLKPANILLDEFGHVRISDLGLACDFSKKKPHASVGTHGYMAPEVLQKGVAYDSSADWFSLGCMLFKLLRGHSPFRQHKTKDKHEIDRMTLTMAVELPDSFSPELRTLLEGLLQRDVNRRLGCMGRGALEVKESSFFQGLDWQMVFLQKYPPPLIPPRGEVNAADAFDIGSFDEEDTKGIKLLDSDQELYRNFPLIISERWQQEVTETVFDTVNAETDKLEARKRAKNKQLGHEEDYALGKDCIMHGYMSKLGNPFLTQWQRRYFYLFPNRLEWRGEGESPQSLLTMEEIQTVEETQIKDRKCILLKIRGGKQFVLQCDSDPELVQWKKELRDAYQEAQQLLQRVPKMKHKPRSPVVELSKVPLIQRSSSSTNGL